The following nucleotide sequence is from Pseudonocardia sp. C8.
TGTCGCACGAGGTCAAGGCGCGTACCGCCGTGCTCGCCACCCCGGCCCCCATCAGCCACAGGCTCGGGGTCAACCTGCCCGATGATCTCCGCGAGGCCCTGTCGAAGATCGTCTACGGCCCGCACGTCGCCGGGGCGTTCCTCACCGACGAGACCGGCCGGATGCCCTACGACAACACCTACGGCATCGCCGTCGCGAACAAGTCGTTCAGCGTCGCCCTCAACCAGGGCAACATCGTGCGCGGCCGGGAGGCGGTGCGCCAGCGGGGCGGCAGCATGATGACCTTCTCTCCCGCCAGCCTCGGCCGGCGCCTCTGGGACCAGGACAAGGACGCCATCGCCAAGACCTACATCGACGAGCTCGACGACATCTTCCCGGGCTTCGCCGACATCGTCACGGAGGCCCGCGTCGAGAAGTTCGAGTTCGGGTCGCCGTACTGCTTCCCGGGCCGCAGGCACCTGCAGCCGATCCTCACCCGGCCGTCGAAGCGGGTGTTCCTGGCCGGTGACTACCTCGGAACGCTCTACACCGAGACCGCCATCAACTCCGGGTTCTCGGCGGCCCAGGAGGCACTGAGCCTGCTGTCCACGCAGCAGCAACGCCCCACGACCTGACACCTCGGCGACATCCCGTCCCGGAATCGGAAAGGACCCATTCCATGACCGAGAGTTTCGGTGGCATCCTCACCGCACTCGCCACCCCGTTCGACGAGAGCGGCAAGGTCGACGACACCCTGCTGCGCCGGCTCGTCGACCGCTCCGTCGACGGTGGGGTGGACGCGCTGGTCGTCGGCGGCGGCACCGGCGAGTTCACCACGCTGAGCGAGGAGGAGCGGCTGCACTTGTTCGACGTCGTCGTCGAGCACACCGCCGGGCGGGTTCCCGTGGTCGCCCAGACCGGTGCGATCACGACCTCGGCCGCGATCCGTCTCTCCCGAGCCGCAGAACGGACCGGCGCGGACGTCCTGATGCTGTCCCTGCCGTACTACGAGCCGCTGAGCCCGGGCGAGGTCCGTCGCTACATCACCGAGGTCGCGGGGTCGGTCGAGCTCCCGATCATGCTCTACAACAACCCCTCCACGACCGGCGTGAACATGGATGCCGGGACGCTCGCGGCGTTCGGGCGCGAGATCGAGAACGTCCGCTACGTCAAGGACTCCAGCAAGGACTGGGAGCAGGCGCTGCGCCTGATCCATCACCACAGCGACGACATCGGCCTGATCATGGGCTGGGACAGCTACAGCTTCAGTGCGCTCCTCGAAGGAGCCACCGGCGTGATGGTCGGCGCCGCGAACGTGGTACCCGAAGAGATCTCCGCCGTCGCCCGGGCGATCCGCGCCGGCGACGTCGCGACGGCTCGTGAGGAGTGGCGCCGGGTCTACCCGGTGATCGACGCGATGCTCGCGGTCCCGTTCGTCCAGGCCGTCAAGGCCGGCTTGCGGCTGCGTGGCGAGCCGGTCGGTGCACCGCGCGAACCACTCGAGGAGCTCGCGCCCGAGGACGTGGCCAGCCTCGAGGCCGCGCTGAACGCGCTCTACCGCTGAACGACCGCACCGCGTCGGGCCCCGGGCACCACCCGGCTCCGGGGTCCCGCGCGGTGTCCCTACCCCAACACGTGCGAGGAGGAAGAACCATGAGCGAGTCCCCCACCGTCGTCGTGCGCAAGACCGACACGACGCCCTTCTACGAGGGCCCCGAGGAGTGCCGCGAGTACTTCCGCAACGAGGACTTCTGGTTCGGCAGCTCGCTGGTCCACCCCGGCGACGTCGGGGCCGTCGACCCCGGCCACGTCGGCGCCTGGGAGGTCTTCTACTGCGTCTCGGGCGAGGCCGTCATGGACGACGGCGAGAAGGAGTACACCGTTGCCGCCGGCGACACGGTCGCCTTCCCGCCGAGCGTGCCGCACCGGATCCACAACCGGGGCACCGAGCCCGTCCTGATGGTCTGGGCGGGCGGCCCCGGACCGGGCGAGCCGCCCGCGAACTGACGGCGCATCCGCACCGTTTCATCTCGGCCGCCGATTCCGTCTCCCCGGCTACCGGGAGCCACACATGCACAAGCGACCTCGCCCGAGGCCGCGGACAGGGTAGTCCCATGTCACTGAACCGGACCGACTGGAGCAACCAGTGTCAACCATAAAGAACACGCCCACCGGGCAGAGCGCGCTCACCCCGAGCCAGCGACGACGATTCCGGATCAGGCTGATCGTCGTCCTGCTGGGCGGCATGGTCCTCGACGGCTACATCCTCGGCATCGTCGGGCCCGTCTCGGACACGCTCTCCGACGATCTCCAGATCTCGGCGCTGACCGAGGGCCTTGTCGTCGCCGCCGCGCTGGTCGGCATCTTCGTCGGTGGACCGCTCGGCGGGTGGCTGGCGGACAGGGTCGGGCGCAAGCCGTTGTTCACCTTCGACATCGCCCTGTTCACCGTCGCATCGTTCCTGCAGCTGTTCGCCGAGTCCGCGGTGCTGCTCATCGCGATCCGCCTGCTCATGGGCCTCGCGATCGGCATCGAGTACGCCGTCGGCTGGCCCCTGATGAGCGAGTTCGCCCCGGCGAAGCTGCGTGGTCGCCTGCTCGGCGCCATGTCGATCGGTTTCTACGGCGGATTCATGATCGCCTTCACCATCGGTTACTTCCTCAGCGAGTACGTCCGACTGGATTGGCATCTCATCCTCGGAACCAGCACCGTGCTGTCGGTGGCGCTGCTCATCGCCCGGATCGGGATGCCCGAGTCACCCCGTTGGCTGTGGAGCAAGGGCCGGCAGGACGAGGCGCGCGCCATCGCCCACCGATACCTCGACGACGACGCGCTCTTCGACATCGAACAGGAGCACGTGAAGAAGGGCAATTTCCGCGAGCTGTTCTCCCGTCGCTACTGGCGGGCGACGTTGTTCACGTCGATGTTCTGGTTCTGCGCCGTCACCCCGTACTTCGCGATCGCCACCTTTGCCGACAGCGTCCTGGCCCAGTACGGCCTGAGCGGTGGGCTCGCCGGTGGTGTGGGCCTCTCGGCGGTCGCCGTGGCGGGTGTCGTGGCCAGCGTCGTGCTCATCGACAAGGTCGGGCGGCGGGTGCTCACGGTGCCACCCCAGTGGATCGGCGCCGCCGTGCTCGCCGTCATCGCCCTCTGGGCGGGTGCGCCCCCGATCGCGATCCTGACGCTGTTCCTGGTCTTCTCCTTCGTCAACGCGCTGTACACCACGCTGACGGGTGTCTACCCGGGCGAGGTGCTGCCGACCGAGATCCGCGGTGCGGGAACCGGGTTCGCTGCCGCGATCAGCCGGATCGGGGCCGCGATCGGGACGTTCCTGCTACCGGTCTCGATGGAGACGCTCGGCGCCTCGGTCACGATGCTGTCCGCCGCGGGAGTCGCCGTACTCGGTGCCGCGTTGTCCCAGTGGCTGGCCCCGGAGACACGGGGCAAGAGCCTCACGGAGGCGGCGGAGAGCTTCGCGCACTGACGCCGGCCTCAGCCGTCTCACCAGCACCGATCCGGCTCCCGGAAGCGCTCCGAGTGGCCGTGGGGAATTCCCTACGGCCACTCGGAGCGTTCCGGTTTTGTCTGGTTGGAAGACAGTTGTCCTACTTCTAGGTAGCCTGGCTGCATGTCCGAGAGTACCGAGGTCGGGGACCAGGTCGGCGGTCGAGCCGCGTCCCCGCGCCGGCAACGTCCCAGCGTCACCGCGTCCGTGGTCCACGTCCTGAAGCGACGGATCGCCCAGGGCGACTGGGCTGCCGGCGACCGGATGCCGTCGGAGCCCTCGCTCGCCGACGAGCTCGGCGTCAGCCGGGTCACCGTGCGCGCGGCGCTCGCCCAGCTGGAGAACGACGGGATCGTCAACCGGCGGCACGGCTCCGGAACCTATGTCAACTCGATCCGACCCCTCGTGAGCAGCCTGCACCTCAACATCGGCTCCGACCAGATGATCACCTCGAGCGGGCGGACCTCCGGGATCGCCGAGATGTCATGGCGCCAGGAGGCCGCCGGCCAGGACGTCGCCGACCGGCTCGCCGTCGAGGCCGGTACCCCGGTCGTCCACCTCTACCGCGTACGCACGGCCGACGGTGTCCCGGTCACGGTGTCCGACGACTACTTCCCGGCCGAGTTCCTCCCCTCGGAGTCGGTCACGCTCGGCCCGTCGCTGTACTCCTTCCTGTCCAAGGTCTGCGGCATCGACGTGGAGTTCGGCATCGCCACCCTCACGCCCGCGCAGGCGGGGCCGACCCTGGGCTCTGCACTGGGTGTCGGGGAGGACGAGCTGTGCATGGTGATCAGGCAGGTGGACTACGACGCGGACGAGCAACCCGTGTCGTACTCCGTCGAGCACCACCTGGCGAGCGCGCTCACGTTCCAGCTCGTCCGGCAGGGTCCTCACGGGGGGCGCACCCCCGGACGGTAGATACGGCACCCTGTCGGCTACCCCGTCGTCGCGGCCCCGGTGGCGACGACGTCGCCCGCGCGGTCCAGGTACCGACGTCAGATGGCCCGGCACAACCGGGCGGCGTCGAGGATCGCCGCGTGGACGTTCCGGCTGCTCACGGCGTCACCGATCCGAAACAGCCGGAAGGAACCGTCCGGGTTGGACACCGCGGTCTGCTCCCGCAGCGCGAGGAGGTCGTCGGGGCGGACCTCGCCGCCGTTGCGGGAGTCCGCCCGCAGCTCGGTGTACAGCTCGTCGTGCGGCGTCGTCCCGCACTCGGCGACGACCAGATCGTAGGTGCGGACCTGGTACCAGTCACTGCCGTCGATGCCGAGTTGGACCGTGTAGCCGCCGCCCTCCCTCCTGGCAACGCCACGAAGCCTGCGCAGCACGGCGATGTCGATTCCCTGTTCGGCGAGCGCGGCGAAGTAGAAGGACGCGACGAGCCCACCGACATCGGGTGACACGGTTCGTTCCGGCGTCACCACCTCGACGGACGCGCCACGGCGAGCGAGTGCCTCGGCGACGTCGAGCGCCTGGTTACCGCCGTGGTCGTCGTACACCATGACCCGTCCCGAGACCGGGCGTTCCTCGGCCAGCACGTCCCAGGAGTCCAGGACCAGCTCGCCGCCCGGCACGTCCGGCTTCGCCGGGAGGCCACCGGTGGCGACGACGATGTCGTCGTAACCCGCCGCACGCAGGTCGTCCGCCTCGACGTAGGTGTTCAGCCGCACCTCGACGCCCAGCCGGGCGAGCTCCTGGCGGCGCCAGTCGATGACGCCGCGCAGGTCGCGCCGGCGCGGTGCCAGAGCCGCCATCCCGAGCTGCCCGCCGACCGCCGACCCCGCCTCGAACAGCGTGACCTCGTGCCCGCGTTCCCCGAGCACCCGGGCGGCCTCGAGGCCGGCCGGCCCGGCCCCGACGACGGCCACCCGGCGCACGGTCCCGGCACGCTCGACCGTGTGCGGCAGCTCCAGTTCCCGACCGGTGGACGGGTTGTGGATGCAGTGCGCCCGGCCGGTCTGGTAGATCGCGTCGATGCACATGCTGGCCCCGACACAGGGCCGGATCCGGTCGCTGTCGCCCCGCTCGAGCTTGCGCACCAGGTGCGGGTCCGCCATCAGGGCGCGCGTCATGCCGACCATGTCGAGCAGGCCGTCACGGACGGCATAGCGGGCGGTCTCCAGGTCGGCGATCCGGCTGGCGTGCATGACCGGGACGGTCAGCTTCTGCTTGATCGCGCCGGCGAACTCGAGGTGCGGGGCCGACGGGGTTCCCATCGGCGGGATCAGCCGGGCGGACTCGGCGTCGGTGGCGATGGAGCCACGGACGACGCTGATGAAGTCGACACCGGCCGCGCACACCTCGTCGGCGATCGTCAGGGCCTCCTCGGTCCGCAGTCCCGGCTCCCGCTGCTCGTCGAAGCTCATCCGGGAGCCGATCAGGAAGTCCGGGCCGACCGCCTCGCGGATCGCGGTGATCACCTCGAGCGGGTAACGCATGCGGTTCGCGTGGCTGCCCCCGTACTCGTCGTCCCGGTGGTTCCAGTACGGCGTCCAGAACGAGTCGAGGAACTGGCCGTAGAGCATCAGCTCGATGCCGTCCAGGCCGGCCTCCCGGCACCGCTGCGCGGCGGCGACGAAGTCGTCCCGGATCCGGTCGAGATCCCACTTCTCGGCCGCCTTCGCGAAGGCGCGGTGGGCCGGTTCCCGGGTACCACTCGCCGAGACGGCCGGCAGCCACTCGTCGGCGTAGTTGCTGGTCCGGTGCCCGAGATGGGTCAACTGGCACATGACGGCGCACCCTTCGGCGTGGACCTCGTCGGAGAGCTGCCGCAGCCAGGCGACGCTCTCGTCCTTCCACAGCTTCAGGTTCCCGAACGCCGGAGCACTGTCGCGGCTGACCAGCGCGCTCCCGCCGATCATGGTCAGGGCGGCACCGCCACGTGCCTTCTCGACGTGGTAGGCACGGTAGCGGTCCGTCGGCAACCCGTCCTCGGCGTAGGCGGGCTCGTGCGAGGTGCTGACGATGCGGTTCCGGAGGGTGAGGCCCTTCATGGTGAACGGGCTCAGCAGCGGGTCGGCCATGAGGCCCTCCATGCGACACGGGTTCGGTGCGAGGGTCCGGGCGACGCCGGACCCGGGATGACGTGGTGGTTCGCCGGATCCCGTCGCTGCCCGCGTCGTCACGGACCATGAGCTGAGACACTGCCAAGAGCGGGCCGTCGCGGTCTTCCTCCGCCTGTCTGAACTTGGCGGCGAGCGTCCGACAGCTGGTCGTTCGTCATCCCCGTTACTGCGCTCGGGCAGCGGACCCCGCACCGCCCGTACGCGGGTCGGTGTAAACGAGCAGGACGAGTCCGCCCTCCTCGCTCCAGGTCGCGTGGTCGGCCCCAGGCGGGCGGACCAGGTAGTCCCCGGCGCGGTAGGTGCCGGCGTCGTCGGAGAAGGATCCCTCGATGACGTAGATCTGTTCGATCTGCTCGTGCGAGTGGACGGCCGCGGACGCGCCGGGGTCCATCTGCATGAGGGTGGTGGTCTCGCCCGCGACCGGGTCCTGGAACAGGGTCCGGGTACGGAAGCCCGCCACCTCGGACTCCTCCCAGTCACCGGCATCGCCCCGCACGACGACGGTCCGCTCGCGGCTCGCGTTCCCCGACGGCTGTCCGAAGATCTCCTGCATCCGATTCAGCTCCTCTGCTGCTGGAATGTTTCTGGCTCCCGGGTGCCGGCACCGGCCGTCCCGGGATGCTCAGCGGGCCCCGGCTCGGTGGCCGGGACAATGCCGGCCCAGGATCTCGTCCAGCATCGCCCGGGGGATGCCGGCCCCGTCCGTACGCGGCCAGGGCAGGCACACGTCGTCGACACCGGCCTCCTCGAGGCGCCCCACGACGTCGTCGTAGCACTGCACCGACTGCAGGGGCGACCGGTTCGCCAGGCCCACGAGCACGGTCCGGCGGATCCGCCGACCGGGTGCGTGCTCGGCGGCGACCGCACCGAAGCGCCGGACGTGCTCGCACACCGTGCCGAGCCACGACTCCAGGTCCTCCACCGGGCCGGGGGCACCGTTGGTGACCCACCGGTCGGCGTGCCGCGCCGCGATCCGCATCCCGGCCGGGCCGGTGGCGGCGACGGTCACGGGCACCCGCGGCCGCTGCACGCAGGCGGGGAGCAACCGCGCCGCGTGAGCCGAGTAGTAGCAGCCGTCGGCCGAGAAGCGATCCTCCTCCAGGGCACCGAGCAG
It contains:
- a CDS encoding dihydrodipicolinate synthase family protein, whose protein sequence is MTESFGGILTALATPFDESGKVDDTLLRRLVDRSVDGGVDALVVGGGTGEFTTLSEEERLHLFDVVVEHTAGRVPVVAQTGAITTSAAIRLSRAAERTGADVLMLSLPYYEPLSPGEVRRYITEVAGSVELPIMLYNNPSTTGVNMDAGTLAAFGREIENVRYVKDSSKDWEQALRLIHHHSDDIGLIMGWDSYSFSALLEGATGVMVGAANVVPEEISAVARAIRAGDVATAREEWRRVYPVIDAMLAVPFVQAVKAGLRLRGEPVGAPREPLEELAPEDVASLEAALNALYR
- a CDS encoding cupin domain-containing protein produces the protein MSESPTVVVRKTDTTPFYEGPEECREYFRNEDFWFGSSLVHPGDVGAVDPGHVGAWEVFYCVSGEAVMDDGEKEYTVAAGDTVAFPPSVPHRIHNRGTEPVLMVWAGGPGPGEPPAN
- a CDS encoding MFS transporter, translating into MSTIKNTPTGQSALTPSQRRRFRIRLIVVLLGGMVLDGYILGIVGPVSDTLSDDLQISALTEGLVVAAALVGIFVGGPLGGWLADRVGRKPLFTFDIALFTVASFLQLFAESAVLLIAIRLLMGLAIGIEYAVGWPLMSEFAPAKLRGRLLGAMSIGFYGGFMIAFTIGYFLSEYVRLDWHLILGTSTVLSVALLIARIGMPESPRWLWSKGRQDEARAIAHRYLDDDALFDIEQEHVKKGNFRELFSRRYWRATLFTSMFWFCAVTPYFAIATFADSVLAQYGLSGGLAGGVGLSAVAVAGVVASVVLIDKVGRRVLTVPPQWIGAAVLAVIALWAGAPPIAILTLFLVFSFVNALYTTLTGVYPGEVLPTEIRGAGTGFAAAISRIGAAIGTFLLPVSMETLGASVTMLSAAGVAVLGAALSQWLAPETRGKSLTEAAESFAH
- a CDS encoding GntR family transcriptional regulator; this translates as MSESTEVGDQVGGRAASPRRQRPSVTASVVHVLKRRIAQGDWAAGDRMPSEPSLADELGVSRVTVRAALAQLENDGIVNRRHGSGTYVNSIRPLVSSLHLNIGSDQMITSSGRTSGIAEMSWRQEAAGQDVADRLAVEAGTPVVHLYRVRTADGVPVTVSDDYFPAEFLPSESVTLGPSLYSFLSKVCGIDVEFGIATLTPAQAGPTLGSALGVGEDELCMVIRQVDYDADEQPVSYSVEHHLASALTFQLVRQGPHGGRTPGR
- a CDS encoding FAD-dependent oxidoreductase; its protein translation is MADPLLSPFTMKGLTLRNRIVSTSHEPAYAEDGLPTDRYRAYHVEKARGGAALTMIGGSALVSRDSAPAFGNLKLWKDESVAWLRQLSDEVHAEGCAVMCQLTHLGHRTSNYADEWLPAVSASGTREPAHRAFAKAAEKWDLDRIRDDFVAAAQRCREAGLDGIELMLYGQFLDSFWTPYWNHRDDEYGGSHANRMRYPLEVITAIREAVGPDFLIGSRMSFDEQREPGLRTEEALTIADEVCAAGVDFISVVRGSIATDAESARLIPPMGTPSAPHLEFAGAIKQKLTVPVMHASRIADLETARYAVRDGLLDMVGMTRALMADPHLVRKLERGDSDRIRPCVGASMCIDAIYQTGRAHCIHNPSTGRELELPHTVERAGTVRRVAVVGAGPAGLEAARVLGERGHEVTLFEAGSAVGGQLGMAALAPRRRDLRGVIDWRRQELARLGVEVRLNTYVEADDLRAAGYDDIVVATGGLPAKPDVPGGELVLDSWDVLAEERPVSGRVMVYDDHGGNQALDVAEALARRGASVEVVTPERTVSPDVGGLVASFYFAALAEQGIDIAVLRRLRGVARREGGGYTVQLGIDGSDWYQVRTYDLVVAECGTTPHDELYTELRADSRNGGEVRPDDLLALREQTAVSNPDGSFRLFRIGDAVSSRNVHAAILDAARLCRAI
- a CDS encoding cupin domain-containing protein, giving the protein MQEIFGQPSGNASRERTVVVRGDAGDWEESEVAGFRTRTLFQDPVAGETTTLMQMDPGASAAVHSHEQIEQIYVIEGSFSDDAGTYRAGDYLVRPPGADHATWSEEGGLVLLVYTDPRTGGAGSAARAQ
- a CDS encoding LLM class flavin-dependent oxidoreductase; its protein translation is MTLDLSAVVLPDVDCTEFVTRIREAEDHGIERVWTFDHLAWSPQRDQDWFSMVPMLAAAFVSTTTVRLGPLVATPNFRHPVPFAKEIVTLDRMSHGRFELGIGAGTEGDDSYVLGEPAWSRKERTARFGEWTTVLLGALEEDRFSADGCYYSAHAARLLPACVQRPRVPVTVAATGPAGMRIAARHADRWVTNGAPGPVEDLESWLGTVCEHVRRFGAVAAEHAPGRRIRRTVLVGLANRSPLQSVQCYDDVVGRLEEAGVDDVCLPWPRTDGAGIPRAMLDEILGRHCPGHRAGAR